From the genome of Flavobacterium ovatum, one region includes:
- a CDS encoding efflux RND transporter periplasmic adaptor subunit: protein MSKKRLYYIIAITVAVIGILILLVKKGVIGNRNDGKEVEIATVLTRTIVETVSATGKIQPEIEVKIASMVSGEITALPIKEGQLVKKGDLLVKINPDLYTSSLDRTKAGLSSSKSNLAQAEAQYKESKLNYDRNKILFDKGIISKADWDKSVATFEVTKASKQAAFFNVQSALASVNEAHDNLGRTLIYAPADGTISMLNVELGERVLGTQQMAGTEILRVANLNNMEVEVDVNENDIVKIKEGDSATIEVDAYLKKQFKGVVTSISNSASNNLTADQVTNFKVKVRILKESYQYLLVDRPSAYSPFRPGMTATVDIITKTKVNVLNVPISSIVVKSDTSSTKEVKEEAVLETNEKVVKKDKKLECVFVKIGEKAKIKIVKTGIQDDTNIEIISGLKKGDVVITGPYNTVSKELNSGDKIVLKKDKEGK from the coding sequence ATGTCAAAGAAAAGATTGTATTATATAATTGCCATTACTGTAGCTGTAATAGGTATTTTAATATTACTCGTAAAAAAAGGAGTGATAGGAAATCGTAACGACGGTAAAGAAGTCGAAATTGCTACAGTATTGACTAGAACTATTGTCGAGACTGTTTCAGCAACGGGTAAAATTCAACCTGAAATTGAGGTGAAAATTGCCTCTATGGTTTCTGGTGAAATCACTGCACTTCCTATAAAAGAAGGTCAATTAGTCAAAAAAGGAGATTTGTTGGTAAAAATTAATCCTGATTTATATACTTCGAGTTTGGACAGAACGAAGGCGGGTTTGTCTAGCTCTAAGTCAAATTTGGCACAAGCTGAAGCGCAGTATAAAGAGTCTAAATTGAACTACGATAGAAATAAAATTTTATTTGATAAAGGAATTATATCTAAGGCAGATTGGGATAAATCTGTAGCTACTTTTGAAGTGACCAAAGCAAGTAAACAAGCAGCTTTTTTTAATGTTCAAAGCGCATTAGCATCTGTTAATGAAGCGCATGATAATTTAGGGCGTACGTTGATTTACGCTCCAGCTGACGGAACCATTTCGATGTTAAATGTAGAGTTAGGTGAAAGGGTTTTAGGTACTCAACAAATGGCTGGTACTGAGATTTTACGGGTAGCTAATTTGAATAATATGGAAGTAGAGGTGGATGTCAATGAAAACGATATTGTTAAAATCAAAGAAGGTGATAGTGCTACTATTGAAGTCGATGCTTATTTGAAAAAACAATTTAAAGGTGTTGTAACGAGTATTTCAAATTCGGCCAGTAATAATTTAACGGCAGATCAGGTTACCAACTTCAAAGTTAAAGTGCGGATTTTAAAAGAATCCTATCAGTATTTATTAGTGGATAGGCCTAGTGCTTATTCTCCTTTTAGGCCTGGTATGACGGCAACGGTAGATATAATTACCAAAACAAAAGTAAATGTGCTAAATGTCCCTATTAGTTCTATTGTTGTAAAATCAGATACGAGCTCAACCAAAGAAGTTAAAGAAGAAGCAGTTTTAGAGACCAATGAGAAAGTTGTGAAAAAAGATAAAAAACTAGAATGTGTTTTTGTGAAAATTGGAGAAAAGGCAAAGATAAAAATTGTAAAAACTGGAATTCAAGACGATACTAATATTGAAATTATAAGTGGTCTTAAAAAAGGAGATGTAGTTATTACGGGACCTTATAACACGGTTTCTAAAGAATTGAATTCAGGTGATAAAATAGTTTTGAAGAAGGATAAAGAGGGGAAATAG
- a CDS encoding type IX secretion system membrane protein PorP/SprF encodes MFSKFKLVIVLFLFTSFSFAQEGIAVYSDYLSDNYYLIHPSMAGAANCAKVRLTARKQWFDQSDAPSLQTLSFNGRISEKAGAGIILFNDKNGYHSQKGVKLSYAYHLMFSRDEVDLNQLSFGISAGLIQSQLDETQFRQSGNFDPLINGTVIQKDSYPNFDIGMSYNFLDFYAHATVKNLMETRRDIYSEFESDNLRKYLLSAGYVFGNEDGILWEPSVLLQSVSRTQERSFDLNIKAYKAMDFGTVWGGLSYRRSIDGANYSNGTGTSTQHLQYITPIVGVNYNNFMFAYTYSHLSGAVKFDNGGYHQITLGLNLFCKRAKYECKCPAIN; translated from the coding sequence ATGTTCTCAAAATTTAAATTAGTCATAGTTTTATTTCTTTTCACGAGTTTTTCTTTCGCTCAAGAAGGGATAGCTGTATATTCGGATTATTTATCTGATAATTATTATTTGATCCACCCTTCTATGGCAGGAGCTGCGAATTGCGCTAAAGTAAGATTAACGGCACGTAAGCAGTGGTTTGATCAATCTGATGCTCCTTCATTACAAACATTAAGTTTTAATGGAAGAATTAGTGAGAAAGCGGGCGCTGGAATTATTCTATTTAATGATAAAAATGGATACCATTCTCAAAAAGGTGTCAAACTTAGTTATGCTTACCATTTGATGTTTTCGAGAGATGAAGTTGATTTGAATCAATTGTCTTTCGGTATTAGTGCCGGTTTAATTCAAAGTCAATTAGATGAAACTCAGTTTAGACAATCCGGTAACTTTGATCCCTTGATAAATGGTACCGTTATTCAAAAAGACTCTTATCCTAATTTTGACATTGGTATGTCATATAATTTCTTAGATTTTTATGCTCATGCGACTGTAAAAAACCTAATGGAAACAAGGAGAGATATTTATTCTGAATTTGAAAGTGATAATTTGAGAAAGTACCTTTTAAGTGCGGGATATGTTTTTGGGAATGAGGATGGGATATTATGGGAACCTTCCGTACTACTACAATCAGTAAGCAGGACACAAGAGCGTTCATTTGATTTAAACATCAAAGCATATAAGGCGATGGACTTTGGGACGGTATGGGGCGGCTTATCTTACCGTAGAAGTATCGATGGTGCAAATTACTCCAACGGAACAGGTACGTCTACACAACATCTTCAATACATTACTCCAATTGTTGGTGTGAATTATAATAATTTCATGTTTGCATATACTTATTCACACCTTTCAGGGGCAGTTAAATTTGATAATGGTGGTTATCACCAAATCACCTTAGGTCTTAACTTATTTTGCAAAAGAGCTAAGTACGAATGTAAGTGTCCTGCTATTAACTAA
- a CDS encoding NifU family protein: protein MTKVLIKETQNPTILKFEFEDFITKNESFEFKNIDEAKASPLAQQLFYLPFVKTVYISGNFVAIEKFSIVDWNDVKEDVAEQIELFVSNGGSIINLENKTKKQPVTVYGETTPNPAALKFVVSKMLTKNAVEFKNIDETAASPLAKELFKFPFVKEVFIDENYISVTKYELNSWEEITLELRTFIKHYIENGGIVFDENFIPNEVKNEATKEANFDSLDETSQKIINILEEFVKPAVQADGGNIAFDSYDETTGTVKVIMQGACNGCPSSTFTLKSGIENMLRSMLNDEKISVEAV, encoded by the coding sequence ATGACAAAAGTTTTAATCAAAGAAACACAAAACCCAACTATATTAAAGTTTGAATTTGAAGATTTTATCACTAAAAATGAGAGTTTTGAATTCAAAAATATTGATGAGGCTAAAGCTTCTCCTCTGGCGCAACAATTATTCTACCTCCCATTTGTAAAAACAGTTTATATTTCAGGCAATTTTGTTGCTATTGAAAAATTCAGTATTGTGGATTGGAATGATGTTAAAGAAGATGTTGCAGAACAAATCGAACTCTTTGTAAGCAATGGAGGCAGCATCATCAATTTGGAAAACAAAACAAAAAAACAACCCGTTACTGTTTACGGTGAAACCACTCCAAACCCTGCAGCGCTGAAATTCGTAGTTAGCAAAATGCTGACTAAAAATGCAGTTGAGTTCAAAAACATTGACGAAACAGCTGCTTCACCATTAGCAAAAGAATTGTTTAAATTTCCTTTTGTAAAAGAAGTTTTTATTGATGAGAATTATATCTCAGTTACAAAATATGAACTGAACAGTTGGGAAGAAATCACTTTGGAACTAAGAACATTCATCAAACATTACATTGAGAATGGAGGAATTGTCTTTGATGAAAATTTCATTCCTAATGAAGTAAAAAACGAAGCGACTAAAGAAGCAAACTTTGATTCCTTAGATGAGACTTCTCAAAAAATCATCAACATTCTTGAAGAATTTGTAAAACCTGCAGTTCAGGCAGATGGAGGAAACATTGCTTTTGACTCCTATGACGAAACAACTGGTACCGTAAAAGTAATTATGCAAGGAGCTTGTAATGGTTGCCCATCGTCAACATTTACACTAAAAAGCGGAATCGAAAACATGCTAAGAAGCATGTTAAACGACGAAAAAATAAGTGTAGAAGCAGTTTAA
- a CDS encoding TolC family protein: MRKLIGITSGLFFICSTALNAQSKKWSLDDCVKYAMDNNISIQLTEFESKTATINAKEAFGSFLPSVNATGSHSWNIGLNQDITTGLLQNKTTQFSSASASVGIDIYKGLQNQNTRRRANLSIVSAQYQLLKMKEDISLNVANAYLQVLFNVESLKIQKEQLNIDEKQYRRTEDLVKAGTIPRGDLLDSKATVALDNQKLVNASNLLLISKLSLTQLLQLKDFKNFDIVEENEFTVRSSILMETPESILDVAKEKMTDIKIAQTNLAIAEKNVAIAKGALQPVLKGFYNFNTRISYADIALRDTNGSVIGVQSAPPFFDQFSDNKGQSFGAQLNVPVFNGFSVRNSIERSKVDFEKSKIALEQQNLDLERNVYTAFTDANGALKSYESALESLEARQESFRYANEKFEVGLMNSFDLSQSQTFLSNAQSEVLRTKYDYIFKIKILEFYFGIPIVKYQ, from the coding sequence ATGAGAAAACTAATTGGGATTACTTCAGGTCTGTTTTTTATTTGTAGCACTGCCTTAAATGCGCAATCTAAGAAATGGTCTTTGGACGATTGTGTGAAGTATGCAATGGATAATAATATTTCCATACAATTAACCGAATTTGAGTCCAAAACTGCAACGATTAATGCCAAAGAAGCTTTTGGTAGTTTTCTGCCTTCTGTAAATGCTACTGGTTCTCACTCTTGGAATATAGGGTTAAATCAAGATATTACAACAGGGCTTTTGCAAAATAAAACCACTCAATTTAGTTCGGCTAGTGCTTCCGTTGGAATTGATATATATAAAGGATTGCAAAATCAAAATACTAGAAGAAGAGCTAATCTCTCGATTGTATCGGCTCAATATCAGTTACTAAAAATGAAAGAAGATATTTCGTTGAATGTAGCCAACGCTTATTTACAAGTACTTTTTAATGTTGAAAGTTTAAAGATTCAAAAGGAACAATTAAATATTGATGAGAAACAGTATCGTCGAACTGAAGATTTAGTAAAAGCAGGTACGATTCCCCGTGGTGATTTATTAGATAGTAAGGCGACCGTAGCTTTAGATAATCAAAAGCTTGTTAATGCGTCCAATTTGTTGTTGATTTCCAAATTAAGTTTAACACAATTGTTGCAATTAAAAGATTTTAAAAACTTTGATATAGTTGAAGAAAACGAATTTACTGTTCGATCCAGTATTTTGATGGAAACCCCTGAATCTATTTTAGATGTTGCAAAGGAAAAAATGACTGATATAAAAATTGCTCAAACTAATTTAGCTATTGCAGAGAAGAATGTTGCAATAGCGAAAGGGGCATTACAGCCTGTTTTAAAAGGTTTTTATAATTTCAACACTCGAATTTCTTATGCAGACATTGCGCTTAGAGATACAAATGGTTCTGTAATTGGAGTACAATCTGCGCCTCCATTTTTTGATCAGTTTAGTGATAATAAAGGACAGTCATTTGGTGCACAACTTAATGTTCCGGTTTTTAATGGTTTTTCAGTACGAAACTCTATTGAGCGTTCTAAAGTGGATTTTGAAAAATCTAAAATAGCATTGGAACAACAAAATCTAGATTTAGAACGTAATGTTTATACCGCATTTACAGATGCGAATGGAGCTTTGAAATCCTATGAGTCGGCTTTGGAATCATTGGAAGCTAGGCAAGAATCATTTCGTTATGCAAATGAGAAATTTGAAGTAGGTTTAATGAATTCTTTCGATTTAAGTCAATCTCAAACGTTTTTGTCTAATGCGCAGTCAGAAGTGTTGCGAACCAAATACGATTATATTTTTAAAATTAAAATATTGGAGTTCTATTTTGGAATTCCAATTGTCAAATACCAGTAA
- the tsaB gene encoding tRNA (adenosine(37)-N6)-threonylcarbamoyltransferase complex dimerization subunit type 1 TsaB: MSYILNIETATRNCSVAIAKEGKTIVCLEIAEEGYSHAEKLHVFIEQALKESGVSYQELTAVAVSQGPGSYTGLRIGVSAAKGLCYALNIPLIAVDTLKSLASQVTVASGFIVPMLDARRMEVYSAIFSSDLNVERETQAEIITEDSFSVIQEPIYFVGDCANKCKIVLNKPSFIFLEEIIFPSAKDMSALSYEQYKNKATVDVAYFEPFYLKDFMVTTSKK, encoded by the coding sequence ATGAGTTATATTTTAAATATTGAAACGGCTACCAGAAACTGTTCAGTAGCGATTGCTAAAGAAGGAAAAACAATTGTTTGTCTTGAAATTGCTGAAGAAGGCTATTCTCATGCTGAAAAATTACATGTGTTTATTGAACAAGCTTTAAAAGAATCTGGAGTTTCCTATCAAGAATTGACAGCAGTTGCTGTAAGTCAAGGTCCTGGTTCTTATACAGGATTGCGTATTGGTGTTTCGGCGGCTAAAGGTTTGTGTTATGCTTTGAATATTCCTTTAATTGCTGTAGATACATTGAAATCACTAGCTTCTCAAGTTACTGTTGCTAGCGGATTTATTGTCCCAATGCTTGATGCGAGAAGGATGGAGGTTTATAGTGCCATATTTTCTTCTGATTTAAATGTTGAAAGAGAGACCCAGGCCGAAATTATAACGGAAGATTCTTTCTCTGTAATCCAAGAACCAATTTATTTTGTTGGTGACTGTGCTAATAAATGCAAAATAGTCTTGAATAAGCCTAGTTTTATTTTTTTGGAAGAAATTATTTTTCCATCGGCTAAAGACATGAGCGCGTTGAGTTATGAGCAATATAAAAATAAAGCCACAGTAGATGTGGCTTATTTTGAACCTTTCTACCTGAAAGATTTTATGGTTACAACTTCAAAAAAATAA
- a CDS encoding mechanosensitive ion channel domain-containing protein, translating into MNLDPNYIASYGNNLIQEIIEYSPKLISAFIILFIGLYAIRIINRLVRKIMIKRKLEVTLSQFLGDILLWALRVLLFVTFISKLGIETSSFVAILGAMGLAVGLALQGSLSNFAGGMLIIIFKPFKDGDLIEAQGMIATVSEIQIFVTKLTTANNQVVFIPNGILSNGIITNYSIKGTRRADLTFSVSYDSDIKQAKDIILDILNNNPKVLQEPKPDVFVKNLTDSAIELAVRPWANKEDYGSVFTETLENCKNAFDKAGIIIQPFVKEKSAAN; encoded by the coding sequence ATGAATTTAGACCCTAATTACATAGCCAGTTATGGCAACAATTTAATCCAAGAAATAATTGAGTATTCACCCAAATTAATTTCTGCATTTATTATTCTTTTTATTGGCCTTTATGCCATTAGAATCATCAATAGATTGGTTAGAAAAATAATGATCAAAAGAAAACTAGAAGTAACATTATCACAATTTCTTGGAGACATCTTACTGTGGGCATTACGAGTATTATTATTTGTAACCTTCATTTCTAAACTCGGAATCGAAACATCTTCATTTGTCGCCATTCTAGGTGCAATGGGATTGGCTGTTGGTCTAGCGCTACAAGGTTCCTTATCTAATTTTGCAGGCGGAATGTTGATTATTATTTTCAAACCTTTTAAAGACGGTGATTTGATTGAAGCTCAAGGCATGATAGCAACTGTAAGTGAAATTCAAATTTTTGTTACCAAATTAACTACTGCAAACAATCAGGTGGTTTTCATTCCGAATGGAATTTTATCTAATGGCATTATTACCAATTATTCTATCAAAGGTACTCGTAGGGCTGATTTAACTTTCTCTGTCTCTTACGATTCAGATATTAAGCAAGCAAAAGACATCATTCTTGACATATTAAACAACAATCCAAAAGTACTTCAAGAACCAAAACCAGATGTCTTTGTAAAAAACCTAACAGATAGCGCCATAGAACTTGCTGTAAGACCATGGGCAAATAAGGAAGATTATGGAAGTGTATTCACGGAGACTTTAGAGAATTGTAAAAATGCTTTTGACAAAGCTGGCATTATTATCCAACCCTTTGTAAAAGAAAAATCTGCTGCTAATTAA